A region from the Lycium barbarum isolate Lr01 chromosome 8, ASM1917538v2, whole genome shotgun sequence genome encodes:
- the LOC132607258 gene encoding rhomboid-like protein 15, with protein MRPNIVSEAGLQTRMGQWWEGIPILTSAVVAVCGVIYLVCLLVGYDSFAEVCFWPSAVISRFQVYRIFTSILFHGSLLHVLFNMLALVPLGSELERIMGSVRLLYIIVLLAVSNALAHLLIALLVAHNPFRPYPYFMDECAIGFSGILFSMIVMETSLSGAQTRSVFGLFNVPAKWYALILLVVFQLVMTNVSLLGHLCGILSGFAYTYGLFNVLIPGTSFFSAIESSTWLSTCVRRPKFIMCTGGNGAGYLPTHSNQNVTSRSGVLSGNIWENLSSWMPQRESSAQPAADDSRFPGRGRTLSSQTTAGNHDSTLQARLLSGSNSPERVSPTATVGGERSLAGRQSAVDTTAAATRPLVQQDSIPSDEAIQKLVAMGFEKTQVEVALAAAEGDLNVAVEILSQQG; from the exons ATGAGACCAAACATTGTTTCTGAG GCGGGATTGCAAACAAGGATGGGACAGTGGTGGGAAGGAATTCCTATACTTACATCTGCAGTGGTTGCTGTTTGTGGGGTAATTTACTTGGTTTGCCTTTTGGTTGGGTATGACTCATTTGCTGAAGTATGCTTCTGGCCGTCTGCTGTAATTTCTCGATTTCAAG TTTACAGGATTTTCACCTCAATTTTGTTTCATGGTTCTCTACTGCATGTTCTGTTTAATATGTTAGCTTTGGTCCCTTTGGGTTCTGAGCTGGAGAGGATTATGGGATCTGTGCGCCTGTTATATATAATTGTTCTGTTGGCTGTTAGCAATGCCTTAGCCCATCTTCTTATTGCATTGTTGGTTGCGCATAATCCCTTTCGTCCTTATCCATACTTTATGGACGAGTGTGCTATAGGTTTCTCAGGGATCTTATTTTCAATGATTGTGATGGAGACAAGTCTAAGTGGGGCCCAAACTAGAAG TGTGTTTGGGCTCTTTAATGTACCTGCTAAATG GTATGCATTGATCTTACTGGTGGTGTTTCAGCTTGTTATGACTAATGTCTCCTTGCTTGGACATCTTTGTGGTATTTTGTCTGGATTTGCAT ATACATATGGATTGTTCAATGTTTTAATACCTGGGACTTCTTTCTTCTCGGCTATTGAATCTTCCACTTGGCTA TCAACTTGTGTGAGGAGACCAAAGTTTATAATGTGCACTGGTGGTAATGGTGCAGGATACCTACCCACACATTCAAATCAAAATGTGACCTCCAG AAGTGGAGTGCTTTCTGGAAATATTTGGGAGAACCTTTCTTCGTGGATGCCACAGAGAGAGAGCTCTGCTCAG CCGGCGGCGGATGATAGCAGGTTTCCTGGGAGAGGAAGAACTCTTAGTTCTCAGACCACCGCTGGAAATCATGATTCAACGTTACAGGCGAGGCTTCTGAGTGGTAGCAACAGCCCTGAGCGTGTTTCACCTACAGCGACAGTAGGTGGAGAGCGGAGCTTAGCTGGAAG ACAATCAGCAGTAGATACTACCGCCGCAGCTACCAGACCGCTAGTACAGCAG GACTCCATTCCCTCAGATGAAGCGATTCAGAAACTTGTTGCAATGGGTTTCGAGAAG ACACAAGTGGAAGTTGCACTAGCAGCAGCTGAAGGGGACTTGAATGTTGCTGTGGAAATTCTGAGCCAACAG GGTTAA
- the LOC132607259 gene encoding uncharacterized protein LOC132607259: protein METAKDTVQNDVVLRSDDDTPTLSSYALEALKAFLAEQNGALVEDDVAEQAAEDDVALVSEDWRLSQFWYDRETAETVANEVLELCRSIDSPAVACIACPTLYAYLKKIDPNVPAQLLEYDKRFEQYGSEFTFYDYKQPEDLPSSLKHSYPIIVADPPYLSQECLEKTAQTISFLMRPGQPYLLLLTGEVQRDRASELLGLRPCAFRPHHSSKLGNEFRLFTNYDPGTRLGGWEQT, encoded by the exons ATGGAGACAGCCAAAGACACCGTACAAAACGACGTCGTTTTGCGCTCCGACGACGATACTCCGACGCTAAGTTCTTACGCTTTAGAAGCACTAAAAGCGTTCCTCGCGGAACAGAACGGAGCACTAGTTGAAGATGACGTGGCGGAGCAGGCGGCGGAGGATGACGTGGCACTGGTGTCGGAGGATTGGCGGCTAAGCCAGTTCTGGTATGACAGAGAAACAGCTGAAACTGTTGCTAATGAAGTGCTGGAGCTTTGCCGGTCGATTGATTCGCCGGCCGTTGCTTGCATTGCTTGCCCCACGCTTTACGCTTATCTCAAG AAAATTGACCCTAATGTACCAGCACAACTTCTTGAGTATGACAAACGGTTTGAACAGTATGGAAGTGAGTTCACATTCTACGACTACAAACAACCAGAAGACCTTCCTTCATCATTGAAACATTCATATCCAATAATTGTTGCAGATCCTCCTTACCTG AGTCAGGAATGCTTGGAGAAAACTGCTCAAACAATTTCTTTTCTCATGAGACCAGGACAACCTTACTTGCTTTTACTCACAG GTGAAGTGCAAAGGGATAGGGCTTCAGAGCTCTTGGGTTTACGTCCATGCGCTTTTAGGCCACATCACTCCAGCAAACTAGGCAATGAGTTTCGACTGTTTACAAACTATGACCCAGGGACAAGGCTAGGTGGCTGGGAACAGACGTAG